A genomic region of Staphylococcus roterodami contains the following coding sequences:
- the mutY gene encoding A/G-specific adenine glycosylase: MYQESSFKENLIHWFDENQREMPWRQTTNPYYIWLSEVMLQQTQVKTVIDYYHRFVERFPTVEALSQASEDEVLKYWEGLGYYSRARNFHTAIKEVHEKFEGLVPENPEQFKALKGVGPYTQAAVMSIAFNVPLATVDGNVFRVWSRLNDDYRDIKLQSTRKAYEQELLPYVMTEAGTFNQAMMELGALICTPKNPLCLFCPVQDNCEAFDKGTFEKLPVKSKNVSKKVIEQSVFLIRNEQGKYILQKRGEKLLHGMWQFPMYESKDAIREISDKLNMTIQTVETPIFELKHQFTHLTWKIKVYAIPGTINIETLPEDMIWFDLSERDQYTFPVPMSKIYQFING, encoded by the coding sequence ATGTATCAGGAGTCTAGTTTTAAGGAAAATTTGATACACTGGTTTGATGAAAATCAAAGAGAAATGCCATGGCGTCAAACAACAAATCCTTATTATATTTGGTTAAGCGAAGTTATGTTACAACAGACGCAGGTTAAGACAGTTATTGATTATTATCATCGTTTTGTTGAACGATTTCCTACTGTAGAAGCATTGAGCCAAGCGTCAGAAGATGAGGTATTAAAGTACTGGGAAGGGCTTGGATATTATAGTAGAGCGCGTAATTTTCATACAGCAATTAAAGAAGTACATGAAAAATTTGAAGGATTAGTTCCTGAAAATCCAGAACAGTTTAAAGCATTAAAGGGGGTTGGACCATATACTCAAGCGGCTGTCATGAGTATTGCGTTTAATGTACCACTTGCAACTGTTGATGGTAATGTTTTTCGAGTTTGGTCTAGATTGAATGATGATTATCGTGATATTAAGTTGCAGTCGACAAGAAAAGCATATGAACAAGAGTTACTACCGTATGTAATGACTGAAGCAGGTACATTTAATCAAGCAATGATGGAATTAGGGGCTTTGATTTGCACGCCGAAAAATCCTTTATGTTTGTTTTGTCCAGTGCAAGATAATTGTGAAGCTTTTGATAAAGGTACATTTGAAAAGTTGCCAGTTAAATCGAAAAATGTTAGTAAAAAAGTAATTGAGCAATCCGTATTTTTAATTAGGAATGAACAGGGAAAATATATATTACAAAAACGCGGTGAAAAATTATTGCATGGTATGTGGCAATTTCCGATGTATGAAAGTAAGGATGCAATTCGAGAAATTTCTGATAAATTGAATATGACAATTCAAACAGTTGAAACACCGATTTTTGAGTTAAAGCATCAATTCACACATTTAACATGGAAAATAAAAGTATATGCTATACCAGGAACTATTAATATTGAAACTTTACCAGAAGATATGATTTGGTTTGATTTATCTGAACGTGATCAATATACATTTCCTGTTCCTATGTCGAAAATTTACCAATTTATTAATGGATAA
- the sgtB gene encoding monofunctional peptidoglycan glycosyltransferase SgtB: protein MKRSDRYPSSTEHIEQKSHEPHYNTYYQPVGKPPKKKKSKRILLKILLIIIVIIALFIGIMYFLSTRDNVDDLRKIENKSSFVSADNMPDYVKGAFISMEDERFYKHHGFDLKGTTRALFSTISDRDVQGGSTITQQVVKNYFYDNDRSFTRKVKELFVAHRVEKQYDKNEILSFYLNNIYFGDNQYTIEGAANHYFGTTVNKNSTSMSHITVLQSAILASKVNAPSVYNINNMSENFTQRVSTNLEKMKQQNYITETQYQQAMSQLNH, encoded by the coding sequence ATGAAAAGAAGCGATAGGTACCCAAGCTCAACTGAACATATTGAGCAAAAGAGTCATGAACCTCACTATAATACGTATTATCAACCAGTAGGTAAACCACCAAAAAAGAAAAAGAGTAAACGAATACTATTAAAAATATTATTAATAATCATAGTTATTATCGCATTGTTTATTGGAATTATGTATTTTTTATCTACTCGCGATAATGTAGATGATTTAAGAAAAATTGAAAATAAAAGTAGTTTTGTATCAGCCGATAATATGCCAGATTATGTTAAAGGCGCTTTTATTTCAATGGAGGATGAACGTTTCTATAAACACCACGGATTTGATTTAAAAGGGACAACGAGAGCGTTATTCTCAACAATTAGTGATAGAGATGTACAAGGTGGAAGTACAATCACACAACAAGTAGTTAAAAATTATTTTTATGATAACGATCGTTCATTTACTAGAAAAGTAAAAGAATTATTTGTGGCTCATCGAGTTGAGAAACAATATGATAAGAACGAAATTTTAAGCTTTTATTTAAATAATATTTACTTTGGGGATAATCAGTATACGATTGAGGGAGCAGCAAACCATTACTTTGGAACAACCGTTAATAAAAATAGTACATCAATGTCTCATATAACAGTTCTACAAAGTGCTATTTTAGCAAGTAAAGTAAATGCACCGAGCGTATACAATATAAATAATATGTCAGAGAACTTTACGCAACGAGTAAGTACAAATTTAGAAAAAATGAAGCAACAAAATTATATAACTGAAACACAATATCAACAGGCAATGTCTCAATTGAATCATTAA
- the yfkAB gene encoding radical SAM/CxCxxxxC motif protein YfkAB, which translates to MNSIKLKQPVSILNDPWEAYNDVKDYGELTLSNIEFTTTNLCNMRCSHCAVGYTLQTVDPEPLSMDLIYRRLDEIPNLRTMSITGGEPMFSKKSIRNVVKPLLKYAYDRGIYTQMNSNLTLPQDRYLDIAEYIDVMHISHNWGTTDEFANVGFGAMEKQPPLKAKLKLYEQMIDNARTLSEQGMFVSAETMLNQSTLPHLQKIHQEVVHDMKCSRHEIHPMYPADFASQLNVLSLSEMKKTIHDILDFRDENVWMLFGTLPVFPCLKDDNDQMLLTRLRNAKNVTTRNDPDGRSRLNVNVFTGNVIVTDFGDETGTISNIQKDKLTDVFDKWLSTDLAKSLNCHCAEFSCLGPNVLVKNMYYPNMDFKENERHMHKQPQILQF; encoded by the coding sequence ATGAATAGCATCAAATTAAAGCAACCTGTAAGCATTCTAAATGATCCATGGGAAGCATACAACGATGTTAAAGATTACGGCGAATTGACTTTGAGTAACATCGAATTTACCACTACAAACTTATGTAATATGCGTTGCAGTCACTGCGCAGTAGGCTATACACTTCAAACAGTTGATCCAGAACCATTAAGTATGGATTTAATTTATCGAAGACTTGATGAAATTCCAAATTTACGTACAATGTCAATTACAGGTGGCGAACCAATGTTTTCTAAAAAATCTATTAGAAACGTTGTTAAACCACTATTAAAATACGCTTATGATCGTGGCATATATACTCAAATGAACTCAAACTTAACACTCCCACAAGATCGTTATCTAGATATCGCTGAGTATATTGATGTTATGCACATTTCTCACAACTGGGGTACAACGGACGAATTTGCAAATGTCGGTTTTGGTGCTATGGAAAAACAACCCCCTTTAAAAGCGAAATTGAAATTATATGAGCAAATGATTGACAATGCTCGTACATTATCAGAGCAAGGTATGTTTGTATCAGCTGAAACAATGCTTAATCAAAGTACATTACCACATTTACAAAAAATACATCAGGAAGTCGTACACGATATGAAATGTAGTAGACATGAAATTCATCCTATGTATCCAGCCGATTTTGCTAGTCAACTAAATGTATTATCTCTATCTGAAATGAAAAAGACAATTCATGACATTTTAGATTTTAGGGATGAAAATGTATGGATGTTATTTGGAACTTTACCTGTTTTTCCTTGTTTAAAAGATGATAATGATCAAATGCTTTTAACACGTTTAAGAAACGCTAAAAATGTAACAACTAGAAACGATCCAGATGGTCGCAGTCGTTTAAATGTTAATGTATTTACTGGTAACGTTATAGTTACTGACTTTGGCGATGAAACAGGAACAATTTCAAATATTCAAAAAGACAAATTGACAGATGTATTTGATAAATGGTTATCAACAGACCTTGCTAAATCATTAAATTGTCATTGTGCTGAATTTAGTTGCTTAGGTCCGAACGTTCTCGTTAAAAACATGTACTATCCGAATATGGATTTTAAAGAAAATGAGCGCCATATGCATAAACAACCTCAAATTTTACAATTTTAA
- a CDS encoding metal-dependent hydrolase: protein MDTATHIAIGVGLTALATQDPAMASTFGATATTLIVGSLIPDGDTVLKLKDNATYISHHRGITHSIPFTILWPILITFLIFIFFNGTNPFHVWMWAQLAVFLHVFVDIFNSYGTQALRPITNKWIQLSVINTFDPIIFTVLCIGIVLWLLGIHPFAVFFPIIVLLIIYYIIRFKMRAMIKQQALKTIQKEHHPVKVFVAPTLKFMEWRVAIQTDAHDYVGKAYGRNIVFSDKVERQKLSTDSILWKVKGNKDIRTFLNFSSIYRWQTTELDDGSTEIRLIDLRYLKNDHYSFVAIAHLTKDNVIDHSYIGWVFTEDKLQRKLYAK from the coding sequence ATGGATACTGCTACACATATCGCAATTGGTGTGGGGCTTACGGCACTTGCTACTCAAGATCCAGCAATGGCTTCAACATTTGGTGCAACAGCTACTACACTTATCGTTGGTTCATTAATTCCTGATGGGGATACCGTTCTTAAATTAAAAGATAACGCAACATATATTTCACATCATCGAGGTATCACACATTCTATCCCTTTCACAATATTATGGCCAATTTTAATTACGTTTTTAATTTTCATATTCTTTAACGGTACAAATCCATTTCATGTATGGATGTGGGCTCAGCTCGCAGTTTTTTTACATGTTTTTGTAGATATATTTAATTCTTATGGTACGCAGGCACTGAGACCAATTACTAACAAATGGATACAATTAAGTGTAATTAACACTTTTGATCCAATTATTTTCACAGTGCTATGTATTGGAATTGTTTTATGGCTTTTAGGCATACACCCTTTTGCAGTTTTCTTTCCAATTATTGTATTACTTATAATTTATTACATCATTCGATTTAAAATGAGAGCAATGATAAAGCAACAAGCTTTGAAAACAATTCAAAAAGAACACCATCCTGTTAAAGTATTTGTCGCACCAACGTTAAAATTTATGGAATGGCGTGTTGCAATACAAACAGATGCACATGATTATGTCGGAAAAGCATACGGTAGAAATATTGTATTTAGTGATAAAGTTGAACGTCAAAAATTATCTACTGATTCTATTCTATGGAAAGTGAAAGGAAATAAAGATATACGAACATTTTTAAACTTTTCATCCATTTATCGTTGGCAAACAACAGAACTTGACGACGGTTCTACAGAAATTCGTTTGATAGATTTACGCTATTTAAAAAATGATCATTATTCATTTGTCGCAATAGCTCATCTAACTAAAGACAATGTCATTGACCATTCCTATATTGGTTGGGTTTTTACAGAAGATAAATTACAACGTAAATTGTATGCTAAATAA
- the recX gene encoding recombination regulator RecX has product MPKVTKIEVQKKNKERFNLFLDGQFEMGIDIDTLVKFNLKKGQQLEAAEMAQIQKYDHYRLGLNKTIQYLSFKKRTEKEVVQYLQKEEISEQAISEVIEYCYREKLIDHRDYAESLKNTMIRTTDKGPKIYQQKLYQLGVEANIIEMYTALYREQQAIEDIVQIAEKICKTKKGPPSKVKEKVMQSLVQKGFDMDVIHEVMNEMDFSQDESVLDGLLERDLEKIYNKNRKKYTHQKLILKTIEGLMRKGYKYDKIKAKLEESGIADGTEEIE; this is encoded by the coding sequence ATGCCTAAGGTTACTAAAATAGAAGTTCAAAAGAAAAATAAAGAACGTTTCAATCTATTTTTAGATGGTCAATTTGAAATGGGAATCGATATTGATACATTAGTCAAATTTAATTTGAAAAAGGGTCAGCAATTAGAAGCAGCAGAAATGGCACAAATCCAGAAATATGATCATTATCGTTTAGGGCTAAATAAAACGATTCAATATTTATCTTTTAAAAAAAGAACGGAAAAAGAAGTTGTTCAATATCTTCAAAAAGAAGAGATTTCAGAGCAAGCTATTTCTGAAGTTATTGAATACTGTTATCGTGAAAAATTAATAGATCATCGTGATTATGCAGAAAGTTTAAAAAATACAATGATACGCACAACAGACAAAGGTCCTAAAATTTATCAACAAAAGCTATACCAATTAGGTGTTGAAGCAAACATTATTGAAATGTATACAGCGCTTTATCGAGAACAGCAAGCTATTGAGGATATTGTACAAATCGCAGAAAAAATCTGTAAAACTAAAAAAGGTCCACCAAGTAAAGTGAAAGAAAAAGTAATGCAATCATTGGTACAAAAAGGTTTTGATATGGATGTCATTCATGAAGTGATGAATGAAATGGATTTTTCACAAGATGAATCGGTATTAGATGGATTGTTAGAACGGGATTTAGAGAAGATATATAATAAAAATCGTAAAAAGTATACGCATCAAAAATTAATTTTAAAAACTATTGAAGGCCTTATGAGAAAAGGATATAAATATGATAAAATTAAAGCTAAATTAGAAGAAAGTGGTATTGCCGATGGAACAGAAGAAATTGAGTGA
- a CDS encoding YtxH domain-containing protein → MENKFVPGILIGAVIGGAITLADKSTRQALIQSVKDAKNGNRTRKPSKVSKIKDEVLYWKDVVEEIRRNNPELERSLKDAKETFVNRKNQR, encoded by the coding sequence ATGGAAAATAAATTTGTTCCTGGTATTTTAATTGGTGCCGTTATTGGTGGCGCAATCACTTTAGCTGATAAATCTACACGTCAAGCTTTAATTCAATCAGTTAAAGACGCTAAAAATGGTAACCGTACTCGCAAGCCTTCTAAAGTCAGCAAGATTAAAGACGAAGTTTTATACTGGAAAGATGTTGTGGAAGAAATTCGTCGTAATAACCCTGAATTAGAACGTTCTTTAAAAGATGCAAAAGAAACATTTGTTAATAGAAAAAATCAACGTTAA
- a CDS encoding aminopeptidase, producing the protein MKDYKQKLQQYAELLVKVGMNVQPKQPVFIRASVETLELTHLIVEEAYKCGASDVRVAYSDPTLNRLKFEYEPIEFFADNAIKSYDVEERMDYVKRGAANLALISEDPDLMNGIDSKKLQSFQQQNSRAFKGYMERVQKNQFAWVVAAFPSKAWAKRVYPELPIEEAYAKFIDEVFEIVRIDGNDPVENWRQHIANLSVYSKKLQQKKYQALRYVSEGTDLTVGLVKNHIWEDATSYVNGNEQAFIANIPTEEVFTAPDRNKVDGYVTNKLPLSYNGTIIDGFKLYFKDGVITDFSAEQGEAVLKDLINTDEGSRRLGEVALVPDDSPISNRNTIFYNTLFDENASCHLAIGSAYAFNVEGGTEMSVEEKVACGLNDSNVHVDFMIGSSDLTIYGILEDGTEELVFENGNWAPTF; encoded by the coding sequence TTGAAAGATTATAAACAAAAGTTACAACAATATGCTGAATTATTAGTGAAAGTAGGTATGAATGTTCAACCGAAACAACCTGTTTTCATAAGAGCTTCAGTTGAAACATTAGAATTAACACATTTAATTGTTGAAGAAGCTTATAAATGTGGTGCATCAGATGTACGCGTTGCATATAGTGATCCAACGTTAAATCGTTTGAAATTTGAATATGAACCAATAGAATTTTTTGCAGATAATGCTATTAAATCGTACGACGTTGAAGAAAGAATGGATTATGTAAAACGTGGTGCTGCGAATTTAGCATTAATTAGTGAAGACCCTGATTTAATGAATGGAATTGACAGTAAAAAATTGCAATCATTCCAACAGCAAAATTCACGTGCATTTAAAGGATATATGGAACGCGTTCAAAAGAATCAATTCGCATGGGTAGTTGCAGCATTCCCTTCTAAAGCTTGGGCTAAGCGTGTGTACCCTGAGTTACCTATTGAAGAAGCATATGCTAAGTTCATAGATGAAGTATTTGAAATTGTACGAATAGATGGTAATGATCCAGTAGAAAATTGGCGCCAACATATTGCGAACTTAAGTGTGTATTCTAAAAAATTACAACAAAAAAAATATCAAGCGCTACGTTATGTGTCTGAAGGTACAGATTTAACAGTAGGTCTAGTTAAAAATCATATTTGGGAAGATGCAACAAGTTATGTAAATGGCAATGAACAAGCATTTATTGCTAATATTCCTACAGAAGAAGTCTTTACAGCACCAGATAGAAATAAAGTAGATGGATACGTTACAAATAAATTACCACTAAGTTATAACGGTACCATTATAGATGGTTTTAAATTGTACTTTAAAGATGGAGTAATTACTGACTTCTCAGCTGAACAAGGTGAGGCGGTACTTAAAGATTTAATTAATACCGACGAAGGTTCAAGAAGATTAGGTGAGGTAGCATTAGTACCTGATGATTCACCAATTTCAAACCGCAATACAATTTTCTATAATACATTGTTTGATGAAAATGCATCATGCCACTTAGCAATTGGTTCAGCGTATGCCTTTAATGTTGAAGGTGGTACAGAAATGTCAGTAGAAGAAAAGGTAGCATGTGGATTGAATGATTCAAATGTACATGTTGACTTCATGATTGGCAGCAGTGATTTAACTATTTATGGTATTTTGGAAGATGGTACGGAAGAACTTGTATTTGAAAATGGAAATTGGGCGCCAACGTTCTAA
- a CDS encoding type 1 glutamine amidotransferase, translating to MTKKVAIILANEFEDIEYSSPKEALENAGFETKVIGDTAHSEVVGKHGEKVNVDVSIADAKPEDYDALLIPGGFSPDHLRGDAEGRYGTFAKYFTKNDVPTFAICHGPQILIDTDDLKGRTLTAVLNIRKDLSNAGAQVVDESVVVDNNIVTSRVPDDLDDFNREIVKQLQN from the coding sequence ATGACTAAAAAAGTAGCAATTATTCTAGCAAATGAATTTGAAGATATAGAATATTCAAGTCCTAAAGAGGCATTAGAAAATGCAGGCTTTGAAACCAAAGTGATTGGAGATACAGCGCATAGTGAAGTCGTTGGCAAACACGGCGAAAAAGTAAATGTTGATGTGAGTATTGCTGATGCGAAACCAGAAGATTATGATGCATTATTAATTCCTGGTGGATTTTCACCGGATCATTTACGTGGTGATGCTGAAGGACGTTATGGTACATTCGCTAAATATTTCACTAAAAATGATGTACCAACATTTGCCATCTGTCATGGACCACAAATTTTAATAGATACAGATGATTTAAAAGGTCGTACATTAACAGCAGTATTAAATATACGTAAAGATTTATCTAATGCTGGTGCTCAAGTAGTTGATGAATCTGTTGTAGTTGACAATAATATTGTAACAAGCAGGGTACCAGATGATTTAGATGATTTTAATAGAGAAATCGTTAAGCAGTTACAAAATTAA
- a CDS encoding DUF402 domain-containing protein, producing the protein MVRESIPKEGENIKIQSYKHDGKIHRVWSETTILKGTDHVVIGGNDHTLVTESDGRTWITREPAIVYFHSEYWFNVICMFREDGIYYYCNLSSPFVCDEEALKYIDYDLDIKVYPNGKYHLLDEDEYEQHMNQMNYPHDIDIILRRNVDILQQWIEQKKGPFAPDFIKVWKERYKKIRQY; encoded by the coding sequence ATGGTCAGAGAATCCATACCTAAAGAAGGGGAAAACATTAAAATTCAGAGCTACAAACATGATGGTAAAATTCATCGTGTATGGTCTGAAACAACAATTTTGAAAGGTACAGATCATGTTGTAATCGGTGGAAATGATCATACATTAGTAACTGAAAGTGATGGTAGAACTTGGATCACGCGTGAACCAGCAATAGTTTACTTTCACTCAGAATATTGGTTTAATGTTATCTGCATGTTTAGAGAAGATGGAATTTATTATTATTGCAATTTATCATCGCCGTTTGTTTGTGATGAGGAAGCATTGAAATATATAGACTATGATTTAGATATTAAAGTGTATCCAAATGGAAAATATCATCTGTTAGATGAGGATGAATATGAGCAACATATGAATCAAATGAATTATCCGCATGATATCGATATTATTTTAAGACGGAACGTGGATATTCTTCAACAGTGGATTGAACAAAAGAAAGGTCCGTTTGCTCCGGATTTCATCAAAGTTTGGAAAGAACGATACAAAAAAATTAGACAATATTAA
- a CDS encoding DUF1128 family protein, which produces MTNEEKVLAIREKLNIVNQGLLDPDKYKNANEEELTEIYDFVQSRDRLSPSEVTAIADALGQLRHD; this is translated from the coding sequence ATGACAAATGAAGAGAAAGTATTAGCTATTAGAGAGAAATTAAATATTGTTAATCAAGGGTTGTTAGATCCTGATAAATATAAAAATGCCAACGAAGAAGAACTAACTGAAATATATGATTTTGTTCAATCAAGAGATAGACTATCGCCGAGTGAAGTGACAGCTATCGCTGATGCTTTAGGGCAATTGCGACATGACTAG
- a CDS encoding low molecular weight phosphotyrosine protein phosphatase — MVDVAFVCLGNICRSPMAEAIMRQRLKDRNINEIKVYSRGTGDWNLGEPPHKGTQKILNKHNIPFDGMISELFEATDDFDYIIAMDQSNVDNIKSINPNLKGQLFKLLEFSNMEESDVPDPYYTNNFEGVYDMVLSSCDNLIDYIVKDANLKEG, encoded by the coding sequence ATGGTAGATGTAGCATTTGTCTGTCTTGGCAACATATGTCGTTCTCCAATGGCAGAAGCAATCATGCGACAAAGACTTAAAGACAGAAATATTAATGAAATTAAAGTATACTCTAGAGGTACGGGAGATTGGAACTTAGGTGAACCACCTCACAAAGGTACACAAAAGATTCTTAACAAACACAATATTCCTTTCGATGGCATGATTAGTGAATTATTTGAGGCAACAGATGATTTTGATTACATTATTGCAATGGATCAAAGCAATGTTGATAACATTAAATCTATCAATCCTAATCTTAAGGGCCAATTGTTCAAACTGTTAGAATTTAGTAATATGGAAGAGAGTGATGTGCCAGATCCATACTACACTAATAATTTTGAAGGTGTATACGACATGGTATTATCATCTTGTGATAATTTAATAGATTACATCGTAAAAGATGCAAATTTGAAAGAGGGGTAG
- a CDS encoding YfhH family protein: MEQKKLSEMSEPELRHEIQLYKEKMRKAEMNGILNEYDVYQSKVIVAESYLVDREKIEIGRIYKLTDGSNQYFKVERLKGIFAWGFRFNSNKPEEGLPIALLQL; the protein is encoded by the coding sequence ATGGAACAGAAGAAATTGAGTGAGATGTCTGAACCAGAACTAAGACACGAAATACAACTTTACAAAGAAAAAATGAGAAAAGCTGAGATGAATGGTATTTTAAATGAATACGATGTATATCAAAGTAAAGTCATTGTTGCCGAAAGTTACTTAGTAGATCGAGAAAAGATTGAAATAGGTAGAATTTATAAATTGACAGATGGTAGTAACCAATATTTTAAAGTTGAAAGATTAAAAGGTATTTTTGCATGGGGATTTAGATTTAATAGTAATAAACCCGAGGAAGGCTTACCTATAGCGTTATTACAATTATAG
- a CDS encoding ABC transporter ATP-binding protein has translation MGSSIVLKLLKVTHYYRNKQNKKWYLPFGYDAEDIDLNNISLHIYQGEALGIIGEAESSKSLVGQLLAGAIKPDKGKVVCTEDLFYGYIEDQSLIHQTVETYTAQLIQLFPYEINDHKAEQIIQYAHLGEYKTKPVNQISKAAYAQLLLSIARSSKSNIIILNHVIDYLPPQFMGRAIELTNDYIENNLTIVTIGDDVDKIAQVSNYIAWFSHGQLRMEGSLKQVIPSFKEHERDRLSIESEEEIQNFDLDWKKNRTRIPEMTYNFKRIERYNHAKPPKFLVRFWTMASGIICGIILTVLLIFNNMGIISITDFTNRATMQNENKDPYIEKLAYGIAFNGSVDMQGDKQITIPKYSVVTITGENSKNYRVNADNKTYYVNKDKLEYFNPAGLYQTHSFKKLAPYMKSNYSNYYAYFNSQLHKKHNSVIKTLVPDDDNRFVASVTQQPIKLLFNDNDQLYGFVYPIVDKKELKDKFNINKNIWITKVGNGYCIANLKEDKWIYIEL, from the coding sequence ATGGGAAGTTCAATTGTTTTAAAGTTACTTAAAGTAACTCACTACTATAGGAATAAACAAAATAAAAAATGGTATTTACCTTTTGGATATGATGCTGAAGATATTGATTTAAACAATATCAGTTTGCATATTTATCAAGGGGAAGCATTAGGTATTATTGGAGAAGCGGAATCTTCTAAATCGCTTGTTGGTCAATTGCTAGCAGGTGCAATTAAACCAGATAAAGGTAAAGTGGTATGCACTGAAGATTTGTTTTATGGTTACATAGAAGACCAATCGTTAATACATCAAACTGTAGAAACATATACAGCACAGCTAATACAACTTTTTCCATACGAAATTAACGACCATAAAGCAGAGCAAATTATTCAATATGCACATTTAGGCGAATATAAAACGAAACCCGTCAATCAAATTTCTAAAGCAGCCTATGCACAATTATTATTAAGTATCGCGCGATCTTCAAAATCAAATATTATTATTTTGAACCATGTCATCGATTATTTACCGCCGCAATTTATGGGGCGTGCGATTGAGCTGACAAATGATTATATAGAAAATAATTTAACAATTGTAACAATCGGTGATGATGTTGATAAAATCGCTCAAGTTAGTAACTATATTGCTTGGTTTTCACATGGTCAACTAAGAATGGAAGGTTCATTGAAACAAGTGATTCCATCGTTTAAAGAACATGAACGTGATCGATTAAGTATAGAATCAGAAGAAGAAATACAAAACTTTGATTTAGATTGGAAAAAGAATCGTACAAGAATCCCAGAAATGACATATAATTTCAAGCGTATTGAACGTTATAATCACGCTAAACCTCCTAAATTTCTTGTACGTTTTTGGACGATGGCATCAGGTATTATATGTGGAATTATATTAACGGTGTTATTGATTTTCAATAATATGGGGATTATTTCGATTACAGATTTTACAAATCGTGCAACGATGCAAAATGAAAATAAAGACCCGTATATCGAAAAATTAGCTTACGGTATTGCATTTAATGGCAGTGTCGATATGCAAGGAGATAAGCAAATCACGATTCCGAAATATAGTGTTGTGACGATTACTGGAGAAAATAGTAAAAATTACCGTGTGAATGCAGATAATAAAACGTACTATGTTAATAAAGATAAACTAGAATACTTTAATCCAGCAGGGTTGTATCAAACACATAGTTTTAAAAAGTTAGCGCCATATATGAAATCGAATTATAGTAATTATTATGCTTACTTTAACAGTCAATTACATAAAAAACATAATTCTGTTATTAAAACTTTAGTACCTGATGATGATAATCGTTTTGTCGCATCTGTTACACAACAACCAATAAAATTGCTTTTTAATGACAATGATCAGTTATATGGTTTCGTTTATCCAATCGTCGATAAAAAAGAATTAAAAGATAAGTTTAATATTAATAAAAACATTTGGATTACTAAAGTTGGTAATGGTTATTGTATTGCCAATTTAAAAGAAGACAAATGGATTTATATTGAATTGTAG